A genome region from Hippopotamus amphibius kiboko isolate mHipAmp2 chromosome 1, mHipAmp2.hap2, whole genome shotgun sequence includes the following:
- the CMPK1 gene encoding UMP-CMP kinase isoform X2 — MGLVALRHVGSSRPGLEPVSPALAGGFLTTAPPGKPLKYGYTHLSAGELLRDERKNPDSQYGELIEKYIKDGKIVPVEITISLLRREMDQTMAANAQKSKFLIDGFPRNQDNLQGWNKTMDGKADVSFVLFFDCNNEICIERCLERGKSSGRSDDNRESLEKRIQTYLQSTKPIIDLYEEMGKVKKIDASRSVDEVFDEVVKIFDKEG, encoded by the exons atgggcttagttgctctgaggcatgtgggatcttcccgaccagggcttgaacctgtgtcccctgcgttggcaggtggattcttaaccactgcgccaccaggaaagcccctg aaatatggCTACACACACCTTTCTGCAGGAGAACTTCTTCGTGATGAAAGGAAGAACCCAGATTCACAGTATGGAGAACTCATTGAAAAGTACATTAAAGATGGAAAGATTGTGCCAGTTGAGATAACCATCAGTTTGTTAAGGAGG gAAATGGATCAGACAATGGCAGCCAATGCTCAGAAAAGTAAATTCTTGATTGACGGGTTTCCAAGAAATCAAGACAACCTTCAAGGCTGGAACAAGACCATGGATGGGAAAGCTGATGTAtctttcgttttgttttttgactGTAATAATGAG ATCTGTATTGAACGATGTCTTGAGAGGGGAAAGAGTAGTGGTAGAAGTGATGACAACAGAGAGAGCTTGGAAAAGAG AATTCAAACCTATCTTCAGTCAACAAAGCCAATTATCGACTTATATGAAGAAATGGGGAAAGTCAAGAAAATAGATGCTTCTAGATCTGTTGATGAA GTTTTTGATGAAGTTGTGAAgatttttgacaaagaaggcTAA